The proteins below are encoded in one region of Rana temporaria chromosome 2, aRanTem1.1, whole genome shotgun sequence:
- the LOC120928394 gene encoding putative uncharacterized protein FLJ45035, with translation MVVCGNGVHVVLLDNGRQYPVLLDNGRKYPVLLDNGRQCPVLLDNGRQCPVLLDNGRQCPVLLDNGRKYPVLLDNGRQCPVLLDNGRQCPVLLDNGRKYPVLLDNGRQCPVLLDNGRKYPVLLDNGRQCPVLLDNGRQCPVLLDNGRKCPVLLDNGRQCPVLLDNGRKCPVLLGI, from the coding sequence ATGGTGGTTTGCGGGAACGGTGTACACGTGGTGTTATTGGATAATGGTAGACAATACCCAGTTTTATTGGATAATGGTAGAAAATACCCAGTGTTATTGGATAATGGTAGACAATGCCCGGTGTTATTGGATAATGGTAGACAATGCCCGGTGTTATTGGATAATGGTAGACAATGCCCGGTGTTATTGGATAATGGTAGAAAATACCCGGTGTTATTGGATAATGGTAGACAATGCCCGGTGTTATTGGATAATGGTAGACAATGCCCGGTGTTATTGGATAATGGTAGAAAATACCCGGTGTTATTGGATAATGGTAGACAATGCCCGGTGTTATTGGATAATGGTAGAAAATACCCGGTGTTATTGGATAATGGTAGACAATGCCCGGTGTTATTGGATAATGGTAGACAATGCCCGGTGTTATTGGATAATGGTAGAAAATGCCCGGTGTTATTGGATAATGGTAGACAATGCCCGGTGTTATTGGATAATGGTAGAAAATGCCCGGTGTTATTGGGAATTTAG